From Streptomyces chrestomyceticus JCM 4735, one genomic window encodes:
- a CDS encoding roadblock/LC7 domain-containing protein, protein MSQAAQNLNWLITNFVDNTPGVSHTVVVSADGLLLAMSEGFPRDRADQLAAVASGLTSLTSGASRIFEGGSVNQTVVEMERGFLFIMSVSDGSSLAVLAHPECDIGLVGYEMALLVDRAGTVLTPDLRAELQGSLLN, encoded by the coding sequence ATGAGCCAGGCGGCGCAGAACCTGAACTGGTTGATCACCAACTTCGTGGACAACACCCCCGGTGTGTCCCACACGGTCGTGGTCTCCGCGGACGGTCTCCTCCTCGCCATGTCCGAGGGCTTCCCTCGGGACAGAGCCGATCAGTTGGCGGCGGTGGCCTCCGGCCTCACCTCGCTGACCTCCGGCGCCTCCCGCATCTTCGAAGGCGGGAGTGTCAATCAGACCGTGGTGGAGATGGAGCGCGGCTTCCTCTTCATCATGTCCGTCTCCGACGGATCGTCGCTGGCCGTACTGGCGCACCCCGAGTGCGACATCGGCCTCGTCGGTTACGAGATGGCCCTGCTGGTCGACCGCGCGGGCACCGTGCTGACGCCCGACCTGCGCGCCGAACTGCAGGGCAGCCTTCTCAACTAG